The genomic segment AGGGAAAATAGGCATTGCTACGATTAAGATTTTGCTTGGTTTTGGCTGTAAGGTGATTGCTTACGATCCATATCCTAATCAGCAAGTGATTGATTTAGGAGTTAACTATACCAGTCTCGATGAATTGTACCCTCAATGTGACATCATCAGTTTGCACTGCCCATTGACTGAAGATAATCATCATATGCTGTGTACTCAAAGTTTTCATAAAATGAAAACTGGGGTCATGGTGGTTAATACTTCACGTGGTGGATTGTTAAATGCAATCGATGCCATGGAAGCGCTAAAAGAGGGGCAACTTGGTGCATTAGGTTTGGATGTTTATGAAAATGAAAAAGAACTCTTTTTTCAAGATAAGTCCAACGAAATAATTCAAGATGATGTTTTTAGACGGCTGTCAGCCTGTCACAATGTTATCTTCACTGGTCATCAAGCGTTTTTAACTGATGAGGCGCTTAATGCAATTGCCTCGACAACCTTAAAAAATGTCACCGACTTACTCTCAGGGCAGCATTCAGCAAACGAGTTAAATTAGATCGTAAGCAAACATGGTGAGGCTCATTATTTTAGGTAATGCTCAACGTTTACACATGTTAATAAAACCAGCACTCAGACTGACTAAAAAGAGGGAATATGATAATCACCAAGGAAGTTCATGATATTGACACTCCAACAGGCGTGATGCGCACCTACGTTTATCGCCCAGATGTCGCAGGACAGTTCTCGACAATTATTTTTTACTCTGAAATTTTTCAGCAAACAGCACCTATAGCTCGCAGTGCAGCAATACTTGCTGGGCACGGATTTGTCGTGCTAGTTCCTGAGGTTTTTCACGAGTTAAACCCGATTGGTACCGTGCTCGATTATGATGATATTGGTAAAGATAAAGGCAATGCGGATAAATTTGCAAAGCCCTTAGAACATCATGATAGTGATACGCAAGCAATGGTGGATTTTGCTCGTAGCCAAGCCTATTGCACCAGTAAAGTCGCTGCTATGGGAGTGTGTATCGGAGGGCATTTAGCATATAGAGCAGCGCTGAATGCGGATATCAGTGGCGCTTTTTGCTTGTATCCCACAGACATACATTCCAATACCTTACCGTGTGAAGCATTGAATGATTCACTTACCCGCACGGGGGATATTGCTGGTGAGGTGGCCTTGGTGTTTGGCAAGCAAGATCCTCACGTGTCTAGTGAAGGGCGTAAAGTGATTTACCAAAAGCTTGAGCAAGAAGGCGTGAGTTTTAGCTGGCAAGAAGTCAATGCTCAGCATGCGTTTATGCGTGATGAAGGTGAACGTTATGATGCGGCACTGGCATTGCAAATGTATTTACAAGCTGTGGCATTTTTTCAGCGCTTATTAAATTAACCCGATACACAGATGCGATAGCACTCGTGAAGTTAGCTTAATTAATGAATGCGCTATGGGAGCTCCCCCATGTGGCGCATTTTTTATTAGGGCAATGTGTAAAGCTAATCAGGCGTGATATCTTCATCGACATATTGAGAGGCGTTTTTCTCTGTAGATGAGTTTGATTCCTTCACTGTTTTAGGTATTTTTATGACTGCCTTTTGTAGCATAAGGTTATTCGGGTAAGTCATCATATCGCCTTGATCGCGTTTAATTATCACATGAAATAAACTGATTTCGACAATCACCCCTGTCATATCTTCATCTTTATCCACGATTTTTATCTTATCGCCAATTCGATACGGAAATGCAAAGAAAATCAGTACCCCTGCAGTAATGTTGCTTAACATTGACCATTGGGCAAATAACGCAACCCCCAAAACGGCAAAGGCAGATGAAACAAATAACGAGACTTCTTGGTACCCCAATCCTAATGACACAGCCATAATGGATGCAGTAATAAAAAAGAGTAGGTAAGTTAATAGTCTTGTCACTAAACGGCTGCGTACTTCATTGACCTGTTTTTTCTTGGCTTGTTGGCTGATAAATTGCTTCAGCTGTTGCTGTATAAAGATAAATACAGCAATGCAAATAGCGCAAATTAGGATTTGAATTGTCATAGTGGCTCACTTTAATGCGTCAAGTTCCGACTTATTTAAGCTAAGTTTGAAGTCAAGATGATGTGAGTTTGAATTTATCCTGTAAACTGTCTTTCTTGCAACCAAATTCGTCAGGTTGAAATTAGCTGACGGTATACCAGAGTCAGTTCCATGTCAGATTATCAGCAGTTACATCATATTAGTGATGAGATCGGCCCTATCTATGTCTTAGAAGACAATGAATGTCGAATTTTGTCCTTTGGTGACAATGACGAACAAAGTAAAATCCTTAAAGCCCAGCCCCATATTCCACAGCATACCTATATTCAAGCGATGTTAGCAGTATTGCTTTTTAGCCAACCTAAAAGTGCAATCATATTAGGTTTAGGTGGCGGTGGGTTAATTCATGCTTTACGCCGTTATGATGCAGCCATAAAATTGACCGCTGTTGAACTGCGTTCACCTGTTATTGATATTGCTAAACGATTTTTCCAGTTGCCAATTGGCAAAAAGTTGAATTTGGTTCATCAAGATGGCACCGCATTTCTTGCTGAAGGTAATCATAAACGTGTAGATATTATTTTCGCGGATATGTACATAGAGCAAGGAGTCGATGAAAAACAACTTACAGTGGAGTTTATTGCCCATTGTCATCAAAGCTTAAAAACTGACGGGTTTTTGGTACTCAATTGCTGGAAAGAGCATAGCAAAAGTGAACTATTAAAGCAGACATTGTCTATGCACTTTGCAAATGTTTATGCCACATTAACCGGTGGTGGCAATTGGGTTGTGTATGCTAGTAAGCAGCCACACTCTTTTGGTAGTGCAGTCAATAAGCAACATGTGCAGCAATTATCCAAACAGCTTGATTATCCAGTTGGACGGGCGCTAACACGTTTTACCCAATGGGAATAAGCAAGTTTAATATCAGTGATTCGGAAAATCCGATAACCCAAGTCTTTTATCTGTCTTTGTTCTAAAAAACCGATTAGGGTGATAGTTTTTACCCGTTATATTTAATTTTAAAGACTCGCTATTATCTATTCCATCAAACGGATACAGCGACACACTTAATTAAATTATCGGAGTAACACAATGACTCAATCAATTATCAATTCTACAATCAAGCCATTTTCAGCTACTGCATTTCACAATGGCGAATTTGTACCAGTGACTGAGCAAGACCTACTAGGTAAATGGTCAGTAGTATTCTTTTACCCTGCTGATTTTACTTTCGTATGTCCTACTGAATTAGGCGACATGGCAGACCATTACGCTAAGCTACAAGAAATGGGCGTTGAAGTTTACTCAGTATCTACTGACACTCACTTCACTCACAAAGCATGGCACGCAAGCTCAGACACTATCGGCAAAATCAACTACCCAATGATTGGTGACCCAACTGGTGCAATCACGCGTAATTTCGGTGTGATGATTGAAGAAGACGGTTTAGCACTTCGCGGTACATTCGTAATGAACCCAGAAGGCGAAATCAAAGTTGCTGAAGTACATGACCTAGGTATTGGTCGTAGCGCATCAGAGCTAGTACGTAAAATTCAAGCTGCTCAGTACGTAGCAACACACGACGGCGAAGTTTGTCCAGCAGCATGGCAGCCAGGTGAAGAAACACTTGCTCCATCAATTGACTTAGTCGGTAAAATCTAAGCTTACAGACTTAATACGTCACAATGGCTTACTCATCTCATCATCTGAGTAAGCCATATTGCTAACAAAGGTTAGCAAGCCTGTTTCAAATCATCTCCGGTCAATCTTAGGCATCCCGATTTCTGTGTGATTCATCACCATGCAGAGATACTAAGATTGACAATTTTTTTGCTCAATCTCATTTTATTTTCCAGGAGCACACGTATGTTAGATACGAATATTAAAAATCAACTGAATACCTACCTGCAAAACCTCAAGCGCCCAGTTGAACTTGTCGTGTCAGCAGATGCAAGCTCTAAGTCTCAAGAGTTGTTATCACTTGCTCAAGATATTGAAGGTTTATCATCTTTAGTGAGTTTACAGCAGCAAACGTCGGATAGAACGCCGTCAATGAGCATTAAAAATCCACAAAATGGATCAAATATTACCTTTGCTGGTTTACCAATGGGGCATGAATTTACCTCTTTAGTGCTTGCGTTACTGCACTCTGGTGGTCATCCGATCAAATTAGATGCGGATGTGATCGAACAGATCCGAAACTTACCTGGTGAATTCCATTTCGAAACCTATGTGTCGTTGAGCTGTCAGACTTGTCCTGAAGTGGTGCAAGCGTTGAATATGATGGCTGCGATCAACCCAAATATTACTAATGTGATGATTGATGGCGCATTATTTCAAGATGAAATTAATGACCGCAATATCATGTCTGTGCCCACAGTGTATATGAATGGAGAGCCGTTCTCTGTTGGCGCGATTTCTGTTGTAGAAATCTTAAACAAGTTAGATGTAAATGCAGTAGCAAGAAAAGCTGAACAGTTAAATAACAAAGAATCGTTTGATGTTTTAGTTGTTGGTGGTGGCCCTGCTGGCGCGTCAGCTGCGATATATGCAGCGCGCAAAGGACTTCGCACTGGCGTAGTTGCTGATAAGTTTGGTGGTCAAGTGGCTGAAACTGTTGGCATTGAAAACTTTATTTCAGTGTCTAAAACAGAAGGCCCTAAGCTGGTGGCTAACCTTGAAGCACACGTTAAAGATTATGATGTCGATATCATGGATAATCAACGTGCTTTGTCATTAAAGTCGGGTAAACAATTTGAACTAGAACTTGAAAGTGGCGCTAAGCTAACAAGTAAAACCATTTTATTAGCAACGGGTGCACGCTGGCGTGAAATGAATGTACCTGGTGAGCAAGAATATCGCGGTAGTGGTGTAGCTTATTGTCCACATTGTGATGGCCCATTATTTAAAGGTAAGCGTGTTGCAGTGATTGGCGGTGGTAATTCCGGCATTGAAGCCGCTATTGACTTAGCTGGCATCGTTGAACATGTCACCGTACTTGAATTTGACGCTAGTTTACGTGCTGATGAAGTCTTGCAGCGTAAAGCTAATTCAATGGGCAACATTGACATTATTACTCAAGCAATGACCACTGAAGTTTTGGGTGACGGTAAGCGTGTAACGGGTCTTACGTATACTGACCGCAGCACAAACGAATCTCATAATGTTGAACTCGCGGGTATTTTTGTTCAAATTGGTTTAGTACCCAATACAGAGTGGCTAACCGATACCGTAGACTTAACTCCGCGTGGTGAGATTATTGTTGATGGTAAAGGTGAGACATCTATTCCCGGAGTATTTGCAGCTGGCGATGTGACTAACTCAGCTTACAAGCAAATTATCATTGCGATGGGAAGTGGTGCAACAGCATCATTAGGGGCATTCGATTACTTGATTCGTCATAGTGATGAAGCAGGTAACGCAACTGATGATACTGTTGAGAAAGCATTGAACTCTGATACCGTTGCTGCATAAGTCACCTCCACAAACCAGGCGATAGCCTTTAGGTTACTTTAGCAAATATCGAAAAAGTAAAAGCAGCTAACTTTGTTAGCTGTTTTTTTGTTTGGCGAGCAAATTTAGCGTTAACAGTGAAGTGACTAAACCAAGTGGCAATACTATGTAAGCTATTGTTGTTTAAGTTCAAGTGCTGGTTGAATTAAAAGCAAAAAGCATGTCGCAACAGGTGTGAAAGTCGCTATAATCAATTGAGATATCCTCATGCATAAGTGAAAGATGCAAAAAACAACCCCGACATTTGAGCAACAGTTACACTTTGAAACCCAGCAATACCTTGCCAAAGGGTGCCGTTGGTTAAGTGTACTGAGCTTTATTTTAGCGGTTGTGATTGGCATTACTCGATTGTTGAATATTCCAGAGCTAAATTTCACCTTCACACTGATTAGTATCCTGCCATTAGCATTGGTATCGCTTTACGGCGCAATGCGCGATTTTTCTCTTCCTTCGTCGCAAAAGATAAATGACTACGGCCGCTTCTATCGTTATATATTGGCGTTAATTTTATGTTGGATCACAGTCTGTAACTGGTTGATATTATCAGCACCATTTGCTCAGGGAAAAGTAGAATCAATATTGCATTTAATGATGTTTGCTTTATCTATCGCATTTTTCCCCGTCCGTCGTTTATTGCTTTTTGCTGTACTCATCATGTCGACTTATATGGCATCGGTGAGAATTTTCTTTTTTGCTGATGAGTTGTTTTTCCCAATCATGAAAATGTTGAGCTTTCTTGGGATTGTCATTTCAGGTCAGCAAGTCATTGAAAAATGGTTTAGGAAGTCGATTTTTAAAGATGTTGAAAATCAACGTTTAGTGAATGAACTCAATCAATTAGCGTTAACAGACAGTTTGACCAAGCTGAGTAATCGACGTTATTTTGATGCGATGTTAACCAAAGAAATTCAGCATTGCGAGCGAAGTGGCTCGGCCATGTCAATCATTCTAATGGATATAGACTTCTTTAAAAAACTCAATGACTACTCAGGCCATCAGCGTGGTGACGAATGCTTGATTGAGCTGGCAAAGTTATTAAAACATCAGATTAAAAGGCCGAGAGATGTTTGTGCTCGTTATGGCGGAGAAGAGTTTATTGTGTTGCTTCCAGAAACCGATATAGCAGGCGCAGTTGAAGTCGCTAATAATATTAAGTTACGCCTTAACCAATTAGCATTTCAGCACCCAGACTCTTTGGTGAGCGAGTATGTCACTGTCTCTCAAGGGGCTGCGCAATGGCAACCAGGGATCAATGCAGAACAATTAATCAAGCAAGCTGATGATAAGCTTTACGAAGTTAAAGCGACGACTCGAAATAATATTGCTTATTAACTTTAGCAATTTGCCGAGTGGCCGATATACAAATTGTAACGTATTTGTCGTTAATAGCAGTATAAAAGGATTTTAACGCGTTTTAGCAAGGTAAGCTGCGATAAATAATATGGTCACTTTAAAGTGTCAGCGCAGTTTATTTATACGTGTTTTATTAAGGCAAATATCCTTTTACGAGTGCTTTGGGGGCAATAAATGAATTGGTTTAGCAACATGTCAATCTTCAAGAAAGTCGGCTTGATTTTCGTACTTTCTGTCATCATCTTTGCCGTCAATTTAACGATCAGTATTATTTCGATTAATAAGAACAACGATGCAATGACGTTCATGCAAGACAAAGTCTCGCAGCGTGTTGAGCTTGCCAATCAAAATGTTATTTATGTTCAAAGGCTTGATGAACTTTATACTCAAGCGGTGTCATTTTCTGATGAAGACTTGATTGATAACGCCAATAAAACATACCAATCTCTGCAAAAAAACATTAATAGCCTTATTAGTCTCGACAGTGAACAGTCGAGTAATTTGTCATTACTTAATAAAGAACTAAATCAATATAATGAGGTGACCTTTGACCTTGCTAAAGGCATGGTTGATAACACGATTGACATGAGCAAAGTCGGCCAGATTATTGCTACTAAAACCCAAGTTTATGACAAATTAATGGTAGGTATTCAGCAATATAAAGCGGACAAAGTTACCGAGTTTAATTATACGATTCAAGAGTCGGTTAGCCATTCAGAAACCGGTTTAATGCTGACGTTATCTATTGGTTTGTCTTTACTATTATTAATGGCTATTGCAACTATCTCTATTGCTAAATCGTTAAGTAGCTCTGCGGGTAATTTAGCTAACTCGCTTGGTGAATTAGCCGATGGTAAAGGTGATTTACGTCATCAACTTGATGTCACAGGGCGCGATGAACTAGGCCAAGTCTCGACCAACTTTAACCGTTTTTTACGTTTACTTGCCGATGCGATTCAGCAAGTGGTAAGCGTTACAGCGCCATTACTACAAAGCGCAGAGTCATTAAAAGAGCGAATGGGTATTGCGACTCAAGCAACAGAAAAGCAAAGTCTAGATGCCAAAACAGTGCAGCACTCAATGGAAGAAATGGGCTTATCTGTTAATGAAATTTCTCAAAGCGCCCAACAGGCAGCAGAAGCGGCTGATAGTGCAGAGCGTGAAGCCACAAACGGCCTAGCTGTGGTGGCAAGTACGATTAATATTTCTCAAGAGCTTAATGCAGAAATTGAAATCGCTTCAGAGTCGATTAATGAATTAGCCAAAGACACTGAAAGTGTAAATTCAATTCTCAATGTCATTACCTCCATTGCAGAACAAACAAACTTATTGGCGCTTAATGCCGCGATTGAAGCTGCACGAGCGGGTGAGCAAGGCCGAGGTTTTGCGGTTGTAGCGGATGAAGTTCGGGCTTTAGCCTCTAAAACTGCAGATGCCACTAAAGAAATTCGTGAAGTTCTGTCTCGCTTAAAAGGCGCGGCAGAATCATCAGTTACAACGATGGATGTTGCTATTGGTAAAGCGTCTGATAATGAAAAACATGCCCGTGAAACCGGTGATGTTTTAAAGTCTATTCAAGAACAGATTGTGAATATCAATACCATGAATACACACATAGCAGCGGCAACAGAGCAGCAATCTGCAGTAGCAGCGCAAGTTAGCCATAACGTTGTTGAAATGAATGCTTCATTTGTTCAAACATTAGAGATTTTAGCCGAAGTACAAGATGTGTCTGATGGGTTGTTAGATTTCTCTGACGAGCTGAATAATGCCACCTCTCAGTTTAAGCTTTAATGTGCTTTCTAAGTTTATGTCTGAGGTATGTGACTTAGCCTTATACCTTAAGGGTGTTTCTTAGCCTTTTTCACTGGATATGTTCAAACTTTAACTAAACATTGGCACATTAAATTAATGAAAAAACCACCTCTTAGGTGGTTTTTTTGTGGCTGTAGTTAGCGGTTTTTCGGTTGCAGCTTTTACTTGGTAGTGAGTTAACACCTTAAAACGCCAAAACCTGCTCACAATTGTATGTTGATTAAGCAAATTATACTTCAACTGCTGCTTTGTTAAGCGCTGTTTTGAGTTATGTTAGCGTATCATTTAGGCCAATTTAATCAGCGAAATTGCTTCACGCATCGCTTTGATTTAACTTATTAGCATAAGAAAATTGCTCACAACAATAACCGTGATAAAACGAGTTTTTGCTTTCGCAGATAGTGCGTAAAAGGATCCCAATGCCAAGCTTGATCAGAATCGTATTAATCAATACCCATTTACCGGGTGTCGTTGAATTGCAACTTGCTGGACATGCCAATATTTGTGGTACCAATGCATCAGGTAAAACGACATTACAACGACTGGTACCTGTATTTTATGGTGAGTACCCAAGTCGGGTCGTTCCGTCGACTAGGGATAGCTTTGAGCGTTGGTATTTGCCTCATGATTCAAGCTACATCATTTACGAATATCAAAAGAGCGATGGCAAGCTATACCAAGCGATTATGGCTTCTGCTGGTGATGGTAAAGGGGTTAATTACCGGTTTATTGCCAAAGGCTTTGAGTTAGATGATTACGTAAAATCACGTAATGGCGACACCATTATTTGTCATACCATGGCTGAACTTGGTCGTGAAATGAAGCGTGCCCAAGTGACTCACACTCATTTGCTAAATACCCGAGAGTATCGAGCCATTATTCAACATGATCGTAGCTTACTCACCACAGGCGGCAATAAAGGCGAGCTGCGCACTTATGGGCATCAATTCTCCTTATGTGATAGCGAATACTCACTACGTCATATTGAAAAACTCGCTAAAGCGGTGCATTCCAAAGAAGGAAAAATGGAAACCGTTAAGTCGATGGTAGCGGCGATTCTAGAGGAAGATGGCGTTAACCCGCCCACATCACGTTTAAACCCTCAGCGAGTTGAAAGTTGGATCCGTGAAAGCCAGTTAGTACAAGGTTTTGAACAAATTCGCCCAGAGTTTGAAAAACTAGAGCAAGAGTTTAATCAATTACTCAGTGCTGAACTTCGTTTAGGCAGTTTAGCCAAAGGTTATCGCGCAGATGAAACCTTTGAGGCAGAAAGACAAGAGTTAAGTCAAAACGAGTCTAAAGATGCCAGCTTACAACTACGCATGTTAGATGAAGAGTGGAAAGAAGCAAGGGACGAAATAAGCCAAGAGTTATCATTTGCACAAGGTGATACTCGCAAGTATGAGGCTGAGCTTGATGCAATTGAGGATCAATATGAAGGTTTCTTAAATGCCAATATTGAACAAGCTAAAGCCGATTTAGACAGTTTAGATAATTGGCGTAGTGATTTAGAAAATCTAACAGAGCGTCATAAACTGCAAACTGAAAAGCATCAAGATATTGAAGCAGCTTACAGTAGTCGACGTAGCAAGATAGCAGAGCAGCTTCATCGTGAGCTTGAAACGCTCCACGAAGAACAAGATGAACTGCGTGAAAACCGTGATGCTCAACGTGAGGCCGCTTCAGAAGATTTAGCTAATCTTGAAAATGTTTGGCGTGAAAAAACTGATGCGGGTAAAGCGACATTTGCGGAACAAGAATATCAACTTAAATTGACTCGTGGTGAACTTAGCCATCAAGTTGACGGTGTGACGTACACTGAAGAAGAAAAAACCACGTTAGCCATTTTTGATGAGCGCATTAGCCGTGCAGATGAAGAACAAGAAATCTGTAATCAAAAGGTCGATCGCTTATCCATAGACGAACGTAAATTACGTGCTAAACGCGATCAAGTGAGTGAAGCGCTGCGGATTGCGAGTGTCAGAGTGAATGAACGTTTAGCTGATGTTGATGATGTTAAAGGGATATTATTCCCGCAGTCACACACGTTACTTGAGTTTTTACGTAAAGAGTCTCCAGGTTGGGAGCAAAGCTTTGGTAAAGTGATAGCACCTGAGTTGCTTCATCGCACCGACTTACATCCTACTGTGGCAGGCAGTAGCGATGACGCGCTATTTGGTATTGGGCTTGATTTAAAGGCGATAGATGTCCCTGATTATGCCGCGTCCGAGCAAGATTTACGCTTACGGTTAACCAAAGCAGAAGAGGCTTTATCTCAAGCTGAAGAGCTAAAGGTTGAACATGAAGATCAGCTTGTTATGATTAATGATGAGTTAGATAACCTCAGCAAAGAACTGACTTTTGCACGAACGGCTTATAAAAATAGCCGTGAAGATGTCAGACGTTTATTTGATGAAAAACGTAGCACTCAGACTCAAATTAACCAAGCGTTAGCAGATAGAAAAGCCCATGCAGCCAAACGATTAGTGCAGCTTGATAATGAGCTCAAGCAGCAACATAACCAGCATCTAGAGTGGCTAGATGAGCAAAAAGACCAAGCGCTTGAAGCTCGAATGGAAAAAAATGCTTATTGGCAAGATGTTATCGGAGCATTAGACAATCAGCTCGCACAAATCAAAACCAATATTGAAACCCGTCGCAGCAATGCTAAACAAGAGCAAAAAGCCTGTGATACTTGGTATAAAAATGAGCTTAAATCTCGTGGGGTTGATGAAGCTGCAATTGTGGCGCTTAAAGGGAAAATACGAGAACTAGAAGCGCAAATCAGCCATGCTGAAAAACGTCGCAGTGATGTATTGCGTTACGATCATTGGTATCAAAATGCCTGGCTTGTCAGCAAGCCAAAGTTGCAAACAGACTTATCTAAAGTAAAACAAGCCGTGCTTGAACTCGAGCAACAACTTGCGAATAAAACGGCTGAAGTTAAACAGCGCAAACAGCAGCTAGAGACGGTTAAAAAAGCCTCTGATGCAGCACAAGTTGACGCATCAGAGAACTTAACGAAATTGCGTGCAGTGATGCGTAAACTCGCTGAGCTTAAATTACCTAAAAGTAAAGAAGAAGCTGATGGCAGCATTGGTGAACGTTTAAGACAAGGTGAAGAGTTACTTTTACAACGTGACTATCTTCTAGGTTCAGTGAAGCAATATGTTGAACATTTTGATTCCGTTATTGCCAGTAAATCTGGTTCAAGCCTCGCTGAGTTTTGGGAGCGTGCTCGTGATGAGTCTAGCTTTACCAACGATAAAGGTATTCGATTACTGGATTACCGTAAGTTAGTGCCCCAACTTGAACAATTATTAAATGTGATGGTACCGCAATCACTTATGGCGATTCGTGAACAAGGACGAATTTTTGGTATCGACTTAACCGCTTACTACGATGTATTAGCTGATATCGATAGACGTATTGCTTCACAAAGTGCTCGCATTACCCGTGAAGTCGGTGAAGAGTTATTCCTTGATGGGGTATCTGAATCGGCAGTTAAGATTCGTTCTCGCATTAGTGAGTTAGAGTTCTGGCCTGAACTGGAAGTGTTTGTGAAAGCCTT from the Shewanella japonica genome contains:
- a CDS encoding 2-hydroxyacid dehydrogenase — encoded protein: MKIGFFSAKNYDIQHFDAINQDFGATIEYFDYRLCMQNVKLADGFEVVCAFVNDSLCEEVLVELAKGGTKIIAMRCAGFNNVDLDAAHRLGITVVNVPAYSPESVAEHTIAIMLTLNRKIHKAYQRTRDANFALSGLVGFNMHGKTVGVIGTGKIGIATIKILLGFGCKVIAYDPYPNQQVIDLGVNYTSLDELYPQCDIISLHCPLTEDNHHMLCTQSFHKMKTGVMVVNTSRGGLLNAIDAMEALKEGQLGALGLDVYENEKELFFQDKSNEIIQDDVFRRLSACHNVIFTGHQAFLTDEALNAIASTTLKNVTDLLSGQHSANELN
- a CDS encoding dienelactone hydrolase family protein, yielding MIITKEVHDIDTPTGVMRTYVYRPDVAGQFSTIIFYSEIFQQTAPIARSAAILAGHGFVVLVPEVFHELNPIGTVLDYDDIGKDKGNADKFAKPLEHHDSDTQAMVDFARSQAYCTSKVAAMGVCIGGHLAYRAALNADISGAFCLYPTDIHSNTLPCEALNDSLTRTGDIAGEVALVFGKQDPHVSSEGRKVIYQKLEQEGVSFSWQEVNAQHAFMRDEGERYDAALALQMYLQAVAFFQRLLN
- a CDS encoding mechanosensitive ion channel domain-containing protein; protein product: MTIQILICAICIAVFIFIQQQLKQFISQQAKKKQVNEVRSRLVTRLLTYLLFFITASIMAVSLGLGYQEVSLFVSSAFAVLGVALFAQWSMLSNITAGVLIFFAFPYRIGDKIKIVDKDEDMTGVIVEISLFHVIIKRDQGDMMTYPNNLMLQKAVIKIPKTVKESNSSTEKNASQYVDEDITPD
- a CDS encoding spermidine synthase, which gives rise to MSDYQQLHHISDEIGPIYVLEDNECRILSFGDNDEQSKILKAQPHIPQHTYIQAMLAVLLFSQPKSAIILGLGGGGLIHALRRYDAAIKLTAVELRSPVIDIAKRFFQLPIGKKLNLVHQDGTAFLAEGNHKRVDIIFADMYIEQGVDEKQLTVEFIAHCHQSLKTDGFLVLNCWKEHSKSELLKQTLSMHFANVYATLTGGGNWVVYASKQPHSFGSAVNKQHVQQLSKQLDYPVGRALTRFTQWE
- the ahpC gene encoding alkyl hydroperoxide reductase subunit C → MTQSIINSTIKPFSATAFHNGEFVPVTEQDLLGKWSVVFFYPADFTFVCPTELGDMADHYAKLQEMGVEVYSVSTDTHFTHKAWHASSDTIGKINYPMIGDPTGAITRNFGVMIEEDGLALRGTFVMNPEGEIKVAEVHDLGIGRSASELVRKIQAAQYVATHDGEVCPAAWQPGEETLAPSIDLVGKI
- the ahpF gene encoding alkyl hydroperoxide reductase subunit F, whose amino-acid sequence is MLDTNIKNQLNTYLQNLKRPVELVVSADASSKSQELLSLAQDIEGLSSLVSLQQQTSDRTPSMSIKNPQNGSNITFAGLPMGHEFTSLVLALLHSGGHPIKLDADVIEQIRNLPGEFHFETYVSLSCQTCPEVVQALNMMAAINPNITNVMIDGALFQDEINDRNIMSVPTVYMNGEPFSVGAISVVEILNKLDVNAVARKAEQLNNKESFDVLVVGGGPAGASAAIYAARKGLRTGVVADKFGGQVAETVGIENFISVSKTEGPKLVANLEAHVKDYDVDIMDNQRALSLKSGKQFELELESGAKLTSKTILLATGARWREMNVPGEQEYRGSGVAYCPHCDGPLFKGKRVAVIGGGNSGIEAAIDLAGIVEHVTVLEFDASLRADEVLQRKANSMGNIDIITQAMTTEVLGDGKRVTGLTYTDRSTNESHNVELAGIFVQIGLVPNTEWLTDTVDLTPRGEIIVDGKGETSIPGVFAAGDVTNSAYKQIIIAMGSGATASLGAFDYLIRHSDEAGNATDDTVEKALNSDTVAA
- a CDS encoding GGDEF domain-containing protein, translating into MQKTTPTFEQQLHFETQQYLAKGCRWLSVLSFILAVVIGITRLLNIPELNFTFTLISILPLALVSLYGAMRDFSLPSSQKINDYGRFYRYILALILCWITVCNWLILSAPFAQGKVESILHLMMFALSIAFFPVRRLLLFAVLIMSTYMASVRIFFFADELFFPIMKMLSFLGIVISGQQVIEKWFRKSIFKDVENQRLVNELNQLALTDSLTKLSNRRYFDAMLTKEIQHCERSGSAMSIILMDIDFFKKLNDYSGHQRGDECLIELAKLLKHQIKRPRDVCARYGGEEFIVLLPETDIAGAVEVANNIKLRLNQLAFQHPDSLVSEYVTVSQGAAQWQPGINAEQLIKQADDKLYEVKATTRNNIAY
- a CDS encoding methyl-accepting chemotaxis protein; translated protein: MNWFSNMSIFKKVGLIFVLSVIIFAVNLTISIISINKNNDAMTFMQDKVSQRVELANQNVIYVQRLDELYTQAVSFSDEDLIDNANKTYQSLQKNINSLISLDSEQSSNLSLLNKELNQYNEVTFDLAKGMVDNTIDMSKVGQIIATKTQVYDKLMVGIQQYKADKVTEFNYTIQESVSHSETGLMLTLSIGLSLLLLMAIATISIAKSLSSSAGNLANSLGELADGKGDLRHQLDVTGRDELGQVSTNFNRFLRLLADAIQQVVSVTAPLLQSAESLKERMGIATQATEKQSLDAKTVQHSMEEMGLSVNEISQSAQQAAEAADSAEREATNGLAVVASTINISQELNAEIEIASESINELAKDTESVNSILNVITSIAEQTNLLALNAAIEAARAGEQGRGFAVVADEVRALASKTADATKEIREVLSRLKGAAESSVTTMDVAIGKASDNEKHARETGDVLKSIQEQIVNINTMNTHIAAATEQQSAVAAQVSHNVVEMNASFVQTLEILAEVQDVSDGLLDFSDELNNATSQFKL